Within Flagellimonas maritima, the genomic segment CCAACTACGGGCCATATCATAAATAATGAGGTACAGGTTAATACTAGTGAAGACTGGAAACCTTTTACCTCTGCCTTTATTGATGAAACATTTCTGATAGGATATTTGACCCCAGAAGAATATTTCTATTTTATTGGAGAGTTACGGGGCAGAAACAAGGCTGATGTTGATGCTTTGCTGGCCAGTTTTGAAGATTTTTTTCACGGTGAGATCTTAGGGCAAAAAAAGTACCTGAGAGACCTATCCAAAGGAAACCAGAAAAAAGCGGGTATTATTGCTTCCTTTATTGGAAATCCAGAAGTGGTAATTTTAGATGAGCCTTTTGCAAATTTGGACCCCACGACCCAAATACGCTTAAAGAGTATCATTAAGGAATTGGCAACCAAGGAGAATGTAACCGTATTGGTCTCAAGCCACGATTTGATCCATGTCACCGAAGTTTGCGAGCGTATCGTGGTGTTGAACAAAGGGGAGATCGTAAAGGACATTAAAACCTCCACTGAAACACTTGAAGAACTGGAAACTTTCTTTGGGGGGTAAAAGAGGCTATCTAAAAATTATACAGTTGTTGGATTTGTAAGGTTGACCCCAACAAAATGAACATCGAGCATCTATCGGTTAAAATTTCAATAGGCTCAATCTCAATCAGTACGTACTATTTAAACAGCCTCTAATTATTGAATTGATATCAAGACATCTAAGACATTACTGAAGGATCATAAAAGAACTGTGCTTTTTTAATTTTTCCATTTTCTACCTGATACATGGATAGTTCTTCCATATTCACCCTGCCACCTTGTTTAAATGTGACATCGCTGGTCATGGGTACCACAAAATGATTGCCCATTACCACGGGTTCACCAACAGTACCCCCATGGGCCTCTTGGATATTGTTTGCCCATTGTTCAAAACCTTTTAAAATGTTATCCAATCCTTCGGTTTTTTCGTTTGGCACACCGGGCATTTCAAGGCTTACCGCATCTTTAGCATAAAGGCCATAAGCTTCATTGTACTTACCTTCCCTGCAAAGGCTTACCAATTTGTCTGCTACTTCTTGTGTTGTCATGTGTTTGTTTTTTGTGATTAATAAATAAACTTTACTAGGCTAACGCCTGGTTTAAATAGGTGTTCAAAGGTCGAATGACTCTAAAATGATCTAAAACTTCTTCTACCAGATTTTCAGAATCGTAAAAAGAGGCCAAAGGAAATTCTGCCATTGCATAGAATTGCTTGTTAAATACCAAATCCGTCTTTTTAGCTGCGACCATTAATTCCTTATCTAATCGCTTAGCTTTGTCTCCTTTTAATTTTCCGAAGTTTTGGACAAAATCATGTTCTTGTACAATAGCCAACAAAGCTTCAGGTTTCTCTGCAATCTTATATCTAATCCTTTTTAATTCTGGCGTACCTACCATAAAAAGCCCTCCACCTACATGAACGTTTTCAGCATCAATGCCTAAATAAAACCCAGGTAATTCTGATTTCTTGCCCCCTGACGAAAACCCAGCTTTCATTATTGTATTATATAATGATTTATCCTTGGAAAACCGAATGTCCCTATTGATACGAAACAAAGCTTTTTTTGAATCCTCATCAATTTTATTTTCCCATTGCTTTAGTGTAGGGAGTATAGCGTCCAAAAGCCTCAAGAATGGGATTTTAACATCATTTTCATATCTTTTTTTGTTGGCATGAAACCATTCTTTGTTGTTGTTTTTGGCTAATTCCACGAAAAAAGAACTATATGCTTCGCTAATCATTCAGTAAATTTTAAGGTTTATTTTTTGTAAGACGATTCAATTGATTTTATTTGGACAAAATCTTCAAGAATTTTCCTTGGCTATGCTCAACGCCAGTTCGGCTAATTCCTCCCAAGCCTCTTTTTCCGCAAAATCCACTTCATACCAACCGGATAAAGGACCTTTATTTTTAAAAGGATTAAATTCCCTAAGTTCAACATTGATTTGATCGACCTTAAAGTGCTTCCCCAATTTAAATACCATTTTATGCTTTCTGGAAAAAAAAGCAAAAACCTTATTGTTATAGTGGATTGCGGGGGAACTCATCATTTTTCCTTCGGTCACATGTAGATGTTTAGAACATAGGTGATTCCTGATTTCTTTGAACTTATCAAACTCCATAATTCAAAGCTACAAAAGGAGCAAACCCAAAAAGAGGGCGGATAAGACACTTTTAAGGGTTGATTGCGCCAAGTTTTACAAGTACATTTACCATATTTAAAGGTATTGAAAATGAAACATGTAAGTATTTTGGTTCCCAGAGGAGATGCAATTCTGAGCAGCATAGTCGGTCCTCTTAAAGTATTAATGGCCGCAAATAGCTATTTAAAGCATACGGGGATGGTAGGCGAAGATTTTTTTGAAATTCATTTAGTAGGTTTGAAAAAGAACTGTTCGCTATACAATGGTTTGTTCAGTGTTCATTGTAGCGACACTATTCATGATATAGAAAAAACCGATCTGATCTTAATACCAGCGCTTAGACCAGACAAATTGGTAGAGGACTTAGAGCAAAACATGGATTTTGTACCTTGGATTCTTCGACAAAGAAACCAATATGGAGCGGAAGTCGGTAGCATGTGCATTGGGGCGTTTGTACTTGCCCAAACAGGGCTTGTGGACAGAAAGCAGTGCGCGACCCATTGGGCGGCAATGGATATGTTCAGAATGATGTTTCCCCAGGTCAATTTAGTCTCTAATAGAATAGTTACGGACCAAGATGGGGTCTATTCGAGCGGTGGAGCGTACTCTTTTTTAAATCTAATGCTTCATTTGGTGGAAAAGCATTGTGGTAGACCCACAGCTATTTATATCTCAAAGTTTTTTGAAATAGATATTGATCGTGAGAATCAGAATCAGTTTGCTATTTTTCAAGGACAAAAAGATCATGATGATGCTACTATAAAGGAAGTACAGAAATATATAGAGCACAATATCAAAGAAAGGATATCTGTGGAAAAATTGGCAAAAAAATATGCCATAAGTAGCAGAAACTTTGTGCGCAGGTTTAAAAAGGCTACCCAAAACACGCCCTCAGAGTACATTCAGAGAGTAAAGATAGAAGCTGCAAAGCGTAGTTTGGAATCTACAGAACAAAATGTAAATGAGGTAATGTACCAAGTTGGGTATATGGACCAAAAAGCCTTTAGAACGGTGTTCAAAAAATATGCTGGGATTTCTCCAGTGGCCTATAAGTCAAAATACAATCGGAGCAGGGTAAATTTTGAACGCCCTACTGCATGGTAGAACCACTTTTGTGTTAATGATTTTGAAGCTTGGAAAAATTATTGCATTTTACCGATGAACTGTATAATATTCTGACTGTTTTTAAGTTAAGAATAAACATGATTACCTAGAACTTTGAAGCTTCAATACACTCTTATTACAGTATTTGTTTTTTTAGGCCTGGCATTTAATTCATGCTCCACCAAAAAGGACAAGTTCATCAATCGCAATTGGCATGCGTTAAATACCAAATACAACACCTTGTATAATGGCAATATAGCTTTTGAAGCAGGTCGTGAGGAGTTGAACACAAGTTACAGGGATGACTATTGGGAAGTGCTGCC encodes:
- a CDS encoding DUF2461 domain-containing protein; amino-acid sequence: MISEAYSSFFVELAKNNNKEWFHANKKRYENDVKIPFLRLLDAILPTLKQWENKIDEDSKKALFRINRDIRFSKDKSLYNTIMKAGFSSGGKKSELPGFYLGIDAENVHVGGGLFMVGTPELKRIRYKIAEKPEALLAIVQEHDFVQNFGKLKGDKAKRLDKELMVAAKKTDLVFNKQFYAMAEFPLASFYDSENLVEEVLDHFRVIRPLNTYLNQALA
- a CDS encoding GlxA family transcriptional regulator, translating into MKHVSILVPRGDAILSSIVGPLKVLMAANSYLKHTGMVGEDFFEIHLVGLKKNCSLYNGLFSVHCSDTIHDIEKTDLILIPALRPDKLVEDLEQNMDFVPWILRQRNQYGAEVGSMCIGAFVLAQTGLVDRKQCATHWAAMDMFRMMFPQVNLVSNRIVTDQDGVYSSGGAYSFLNLMLHLVEKHCGRPTAIYISKFFEIDIDRENQNQFAIFQGQKDHDDATIKEVQKYIEHNIKERISVEKLAKKYAISSRNFVRRFKKATQNTPSEYIQRVKIEAAKRSLESTEQNVNEVMYQVGYMDQKAFRTVFKKYAGISPVAYKSKYNRSRVNFERPTAW
- a CDS encoding ABC transporter ATP-binding protein, giving the protein MITVNTLSKTYGSQTVLKIEALEIPKGQSFGLVGNNGAGKTTFFSLLLDLIQPTTGHIINNEVQVNTSEDWKPFTSAFIDETFLIGYLTPEEYFYFIGELRGRNKADVDALLASFEDFFHGEILGQKKYLRDLSKGNQKKAGIIASFIGNPEVVILDEPFANLDPTTQIRLKSIIKELATKENVTVLVSSHDLIHVTEVCERIVVLNKGEIVKDIKTSTETLEELETFFGG
- a CDS encoding nuclear transport factor 2 family protein; its protein translation is MTTQEVADKLVSLCREGKYNEAYGLYAKDAVSLEMPGVPNEKTEGLDNILKGFEQWANNIQEAHGGTVGEPVVMGNHFVVPMTSDVTFKQGGRVNMEELSMYQVENGKIKKAQFFYDPSVMS